GGAAGCCGTGTTTGTGGCAGCTTGCAAGGAAGGGAGGAAGCCGGAGGCACAACAGGCCAAGTCTACTGTGATCGCTCCCTTTAAGTGGGCGAGGCGGCAAAGGATTGTAATTGGGCTGTCTGGGAAAACTGTATAGGGTGGCCGCCGAGATACGTGCAAAATGGGACACGTTGTAAAGTTTTGTAAAGAAAGACGGTTGAAATCATTGATTTGTAGAGATTTTGAACCAAAACTAGGTTCAGTCGAGCCAGAAATTTTGGAAGCGATCGGGAGATAGTTCTGTGTAGCGAATAGTGTGTTGAATATTCTTGTGTCCCAGATAAGCCTGAATAGCTCTAGTGTCATAACCTCTAGATGCCAGATAAAACCCACAGGCATGACGTAACATATGCGGATGCACCGATAACGCTAACCCAGCAAGAATGCCAGCACGACTAATAATGTTAAAGGCTGTGGCAGCAGCCATCGGGGTACCACGCTCAGAAACAAACAGGTAAGGGGAATTAGGATATGAGCGTTGTAGTTGTCGCAGCCACCTCAACTCTTTGGCACGTAACGGATGCGTTGAACTGATACCATGCTTGAGTCGATTGACATAGATCGTGCCACTAAAAAAATCTACCTGCTCCCATCGCAGTGCTACTAATTCTGATACCTGGAGACCGTGACGATAAGCCAGTAGAA
This window of the Nostoc commune NIES-4072 genome carries:
- a CDS encoding tyrosine-type recombinase/integrase — translated: LLAYRHGLQVSELVALRWEQVDFFSGTIYVNRLKHGISSTHPLRAKELRWLRQLQRSYPNSPYLFVSERGTPMAAATAFNIISRAGILAGLALSVHPHMLRHACGFYLASRGYDTRAIQAYLGHKNIQHTIRYTELSPDRFQNFWLD